The nucleotide window ATACGCATACAGCCTGCGCCACAGCAGGCGGTTGAACAGCGTGACGTACAGCGCCATCACTGCCACGCCGAGAATGATGCGCGGAAAATCGCCGGCCTCGGTGTGCTGGGCGATGTAGGCGCCCAGGCCGTGCGCGGCGATTTTGGTGTCGCCCCACTGCACCATCTCGGAGACGATGCTGGCGTTCCAGGCGCCGCCGGAGGCGGTGATGGCGCCGGTCACGTAGTAGGGAAAAATGCCCGGCAGCATGCACCGACGCCACCATTGCCAGCCGCGGATGCCGAAGTTGGCCGCCACCTCGCGGTAGTCGTTGGGGTAGGCGCTGGTGCCGGCGACGACGTTGAACAGGATGTACCACTGCGTGCCCAGCACCAGGAGCGGCGAGAGCCAGATGTCCGGGTTGAGCCGCCAGTGCACGATCGCCACCACGAACACCGGAAACAGCAGGTTGGCCGGAAACGCCGCCAGAAACTGCGCCAGCGGCTGAATCCTTTCGGCCAGGCGCGGGCGCAGGCCGATCAGCACGCCCAGCGGCACCCACAGCAGCGACGACAAGGCAATCAGCACCGTCACGCGCAGCAGCGTGATGGCGCCCAGCCCCAGCACCTGGCCCACGTCGTGCCAGGTCGCCCCGGTGCTCACGTAGGCCACCAGTCGCCACAGCAGGTAAAGCACCAGCGCCAGCACGGCCAGGTTCCATGCCAGATCGACCTGGCGCGAAGGCGCGCGTGGCGCCGGGTTGACAGGGGCAGAGCGCGCAAACGCGGGCGTCAGGCGCAGGCGCGCCAGCCAGCCCAGCAGCGCGCCCAGCGGCAGCAGCAGGCGGTGCACCAGCCGCGTGCGGCGCATCAGGCCCAGCACCCACGACTGCGGCGCGCGGCCGGTGCTGGTGTCTTCCATGCGGAACTTGTCGCTCCAGGCCACCAGCGGGCGAAACAGCAGTTGGTCGTAAGCCAGGATGACCACCACCATGGTCAGGACGACCCAGCCCACGGCCGCCAGGCTCTGCTGCGCGATGGCCAGCGCCAAATACGAACCGACCCCGGGCAGGGCGATGACGTGGTCGCCCACCGTGATGGCTTCGGACGCAACGACGAAGAACCATGCGCCCGACATCGACATCATCATGTTCCACACCAGCCCCGGCATGGCGTAGGGCACTTCCAGCTTCCAGAAGCGCTGCCAGCCCGACAAGTGAAAGCCGCGCGCCACCTCGGTCAAGTCGCCTGGCAGCGTGCGCAGCGACTGGTAGAAGCTGAACGCCATGTTCCACGCCTGCGCGGTGAAGATGGCGAAGATCGCCGCCAGCTCGGCCCCCAGCACGCGCTGCGGAAACAGGCCCAGGAAGAAGGTCACGGTGAACGAAATGAAGCCCAGCACCGGCACCGACTGCAGGATGTCCAGCGCCGGAATCAGCAATTGCGCGGCGCGCCGGCTTTTGGCCGCCAGCGTGGCATAGGTGAAGGTGAACAGCAGCGATGCCACCATGGCCGCCAGCATGCGCAGCGTGGTGCGCAGCGCGTAGCCGGGCAGGTGGGCGGGGTCGAGCGACACCGGCTGCGTCTGCAGCGCGGTGATGGGTGCCGAGCTTTCGCGCCAGCCGATCACCATCATCGCCAGCAGGCCGATGATGAGCACGAAGGCCGCCGCGTCCCAGCGGTTGGGCAGCAGGCCCGTGGCCGATGCGTTCGCCGTGCGCTTTAGGTCGGGGCGGGTCTGCATGGGACGGCGATGGGTGGCGCCTGAAACAGCAGGCGCCGCATTGTTTCACACGGCGCCGCCAGTTTCGTGACAGCGGGCCAAAACTATAAAAAATATAGCTTCCCACGCTTGATGCACAAGCGCAAGCGCCCGATTTGATCAGTAACTCAGCCGCTCCGGCCGCACCTCCTGCAAGATGGTGGTGGCGATCTCTTCGATCGACTTGGTGGTGGTGGAAAGCCAGCGGATGCCGGCACGCCGCATCATGGCTTCCGCCTCGCTGATTTCCATGCGGCAATTCTCGATCGACGCATAGCGTGAATTGGGCCGCCGCTCGGAGCGGATCTCGGACAGCCGCTCGGGGGCGATGGTCAGGCCGAAGATCTTCTTCTTGTGCGGCACCAGGGCGGGGGGCATCTGCTGGCGCTCAAAATCCTCGGGAATCAGCGGGTAGTTGGCCGCCTTCAACCCGTGCTGCATCGCCAGGTACAGGCTGGTGGGCGTCTTGCCGCTGCGGCTGACGCCGATCAGGATGACCTCGGCCGCTTCCAGGTCGCGGTTGCTCTGGCCATCGTCGTGCGCCAGGCTGAAGTTGATGGCCTCGATGCGGTCGTGATAGGCCTGCGACTTGCTCACGTCCGAAAAGCGCCCCACGCGGTGGTGGCTGGTGATGCCGATCTCGGCCTCGATCGGCGCCACGAAGGTGCCGAACATGTCCAGCAGCATGGCTTTGCACCCGCCCTGGATGATGGCCAGCACTTCGCGATCCACCAACGTGGTGAAGACGATGGGGCGCTTGCCTTCCAGCTCGCCCACGTGGTTGACCTGGCGCACGGCCTGGTGCGCCTTGTCCGGCGTGTCGACGAAAGGCAGGCGCACGCGGCGCGGCGCGAAATCGAACTGCGCGAGGATCGCGTTGCCAAAGGTTTCGGCGGTGATGCCAGTGCCATCGGAGATGAAGAAGACGGTGCGGTCGGGCATGGTGCGGTCAGGCGCTACATACAATCGGCTCCCATTATGCGAACCTGCGCTGCCCGGCCACGCAAAAGCACGACAAAGGCCCGCCACCGACCCGCGTTCGCCCCGGTTTTCAAACTCTGGAGCTTTCCCCATGTCCACCCTGTTCGAGCCGACCACCCTGGTCGTGCCTTTCGAGTCCTTGAGGATGACCGACGTCGATTCGGTCGGCGGCAAGAACGCCAGCCTTGGCGAAATGATCAGCCAGCTGCCACAAGGCGTGCGCGTGCCCACGGGCTTTGCCACCACGGCGCATGCGTTTCGCCAGTTTCTGGCCCACGACGGTCTGGCCGAGCGCATCCGCCAGCGCCTGGCCGTGCTCGACACCGAAGACGTGCGCGCGCTGGCCGAAGCCGGCGCGCAGATTCGCGGCTGGATCGAGGCGCAGCCCTTTCCTGACGATCTTGAAAAAACCATTCGCGACGCCTTCGCCACGCTGAGCGCGGGCAACGATCAGGCCAGCTTCGCCGTGCGCTCGTCCGCCACGGCAGAGGATTTGCCCGATGCCTCGTTTGCCGGCCAGCAGGAGACCTTTCTCAACGTGGTGGGCATCGACGCCGTGCTGCACAAGATGAAAGAGGTGTTCGCCAGCCTGTACAACGACCGCGCCATCAGCTACCGCGTGCACAAGGGCTTTGCGCACGACGTGGTGGCGCTGTCGGCGGGCGTGCAGCGCATGGTGCGCAGCGACCTGGGCGCCGCGGGCGTCATGTTCACCATCGACACCGAAAGCGGGTTCGACCAAGTGGTGTTCATCACCAGCAGCTACGGCCTGGGCGAGACGGTGGTGCAAGGCGCCGTGAACCCCGACGAGTTCTACGTGCACAAGCCGATGCTGCAAGCCGGCAAGCGTGCCGTGATCCGGCGCAACCTCGGTAGCAAGCTGATCCAGATGGTGTTTGCGACGCCGCAGGAAAAATCCGCGTCGGGCAAGCTGGTGAAGACCATCGACGTGCCTGCCGAGCAGCGCAACCGCTATTCGCTGACCGACGAAGACGTCGAGCAACTGGCGCGCTACGCCCTGGTCATCGAGCAGCACTACGGCCGCCCGATGGACATCGAGTGGGGCAAGGACGGCGGCGACGGCCAGATCTACATCCTGCAGGCGCGGCCCGAAACCGTGAAGAGCCAGCAGCAGGGCAAGACCGAGCAGCGCTACAAACTCAAGAGCAGCGGCGCCGTGCTGGCCGAGGGCCGCGCCATCGGCCAGAAAATCGGCACCGGCCCCGTGCGGCTGGTGAGCGACATCGCCCAAATGGACCAGGTGCAGCCGGGCGACGTGCTGGTGACCGACATGACCGACCCCAACTGGGAACCGGTGATGAAGCGCGCCAGCGCCATCGTCACCAACCGCGGCGGGCGCACCTGCCACGCCGCCATCATCGCGCGCGAGCTGGGCATTCCGGCGGTGGTCGGCTGTGGCGACGCGACCTCGGTGCTGAAGGACGGCACGCTGGTCACCGTGAGCTGCGCCGAGGGCGACACCGGCCACATCTACGACGGCCTGCTGGAGACCGAAGTCACCGAAGTGCAGCGCGGCGAGATGCCGCCCATCGCCACCAAGATCATGATGAACGTGGGCAACCCGCAATTGGCGTTTGACTTCGCCCAGCTGCCCAACGAGGGCGTGGGCCTGGCGCGGCTCGAATTCATCATCAACAACAACATTGGCGTACACCCGAAGGCCATCCTCGACTACCCGCAAGTCGATCCCGACCTGAAGAAGGCGGTGGAAAGCGTGGCGCGCGGCCATGCCAGCCCGCGCGCCTTTTACGTCGACAAAGTGGCTGAAGGCGTGGCCACGATTGCCGCCGCCTTCTGGCCCAAGCCGGTGATCGTTCGCCTGTCGGATTTCAAGAGCAACGAATACCGCAAGCTGATCGGCGGCAGCCGTTACGAGCCCGAAGAAGAAAACCCCATGCTGGGTTTTCGCGGCGCGGCGCGCTACATCAGCGCCGACTTCCGCGAGGCGTTTGCCATGGAATGCGAGGCGCTCAAGCGCGTGCGCGACGAGATGGGCCTGACCAACGTGCAGGTGATGGTGCCCTTCGTGCGCACGCTGGCGCAGGCCGAGCGCGTGACGCAGTTGCTCGCCGACAAGGGCTTGGCGCGCGGAAGCAATGGCTTGAAGGTCGTGATGATGTGCGAGGTACCCAGCAACGCCATCCTCGCGGATGAGTTCCTGCAATTCTTCGACGGCTTTTCGATCGGCTCCAACGACCTGACGCAGCTCACCCTGGGGCTGGACCGCGACAGCGGCATGGCGCTGCTGGCAGCCGACTTCGACGAACGAGATCCGGCCGTCAAGGCCATGCTGCAACGCGCGATCCAGGCCTGCAGGCGCCAAGGCAAATATGTGGGCATCTGCGGCCAGGGCCCGAGCGATCACCCCGACTTCGCGCGCTGGCTGGCCGACGAAGGCATCGCGTCGATCTCGCTCAACCCGGACAGCGTGATCGCCACCTGGACACTGCTGGCGACATGACGGGCGGGATACTTCACACAGCAGCCTGACGAACCGCCGTGCAGGCCACGCCGACTACCATGAAAAACGCAGCTGCTCGCGCTGGCTGGTTGCGCACTGCACTGCTTTTTCTTTGGGTATTGGCTTCTTTTGGCGTGGCTTTTTTTGCGCGCGAGCTGGATCAGGTGGTGGCCGGCTGGCCGCTCAATTTCTGGCTGGCGGCGCAAGGCAGCGTGCTGGTGTTCATCGGCATCGTGATGGTCTACGCGTGGTGGATGAACCGGTGCCACGTGGCGTCACCTGACAGCCCCGGACGCGAGGGCGACTGAGGTGCCAGGCGCGCCAAGCGCCTACGAGTGGCGCCTGCATCGCCACCTGTTGTTGTTCGTTGCCGGTTTCATCGGTTTTTTGCTGCTGATGCACTGGGCCGAGCGCGCCGGCCTGTCGCGCGGGTGGATCGGACCGATCTTTCTGTTTCTGTCGGTCATGCTGTATGCCTGCATCGGCATTTACTCGCGCACCACCGACCCCGAAGACTTCTACGTCGCCGGCCGCCGCATTCCCGCCATGTACAACGGCATGGCCACGGCGGCCGATTGGATGAGCGCGGCGTCGTTCATCAGCCTGTCGGGCGCGCTCTACCTGCAAGGCTTTTCGGGCACCACGGCGCAGCCGGGCGGGCTGGCCTATGTGCTGGGCTGGACGGGCGGCTTCTGCCTGGTGGGGCTGCTGATCGCGCCACGCCTGCGGGCGATGGCCCTGTACACGGTGCCCGACTTCTACGCCGTGCGCTTTGGCGGCCGCTGGCCGCGCTTGCTGGCTGCGCTGGGGGCGGTGGCCTGCTCATTCATGTACGTGGTGGCGCAGATCTATGGCATCGGGCTCATCGCCTCGCGCCTCACCGGCGTGCAATTTGAAATCGGCATCCTGCTGGGATTGGGCGGCGTGCTGCTGTGCAGTTTTCTGGGCGGCATGCGCGCGATCACCTGGACGCAGGTGGTGCAGTACGCGGTGCTGCTGCTGGCATTTTTGATCCCCGTGTCGTGGCTGGCCTACAAGCAGCTTGGCACACCGCTGGCGCCGCTGGCATACGGCGCGCAGTTGAGCAAGATCGCGCAAATGGAAGAGCGCCTGATCAACGATCCGGGCGAGCGCGAAGTGCGCGCGGCCTACGCCGCGCGGGCGGCCGAACTCGCTGCCCGATTGAAAGACCCCGTCGCCGCCCTCGCGCGTGAACGCGAGCGGCTCGAAGCGCACATCCGCATGCTCAAAGCACGGGGTGCGGATTTTTCGCTGGTGATGGCGGCGCGGCGCGAGCTGGCCGGGCTGCCACACGACGTCGCCAGCGCGCGCGAACTGTGGGGCCGCGCGATGAACGAGGCGCAGGAACGGTCGCATCCGCTCGGCGGCCTGCCGCGCCATGGGCAGGCTTTCTCGGGCGACCCGCACGGCACGGCGGCCGAGCGCGCCGAATTCCAGACTTCGCGACTCAATTTTCTGGCGTTGATGTTCTGTCTGATGATTGGCACGGCGAGCCTGCCGCACCTGCTGACGCGCTTCTACACCACCGCCAGCGTAGCGGAAACCCGGCGCTCCGTCGGCTGGTCGCTGGTGTTCATCGCCCTGCTCTACCTCAGCACGCCGGCGCTGGCGGTACTGGTCAAATACGAGGTGATGAACGGGCTGGTCGGCAGCAGCTTCGATCAGCTGCCGGCCTGGATCGCTCAATGGGCGCGCGTCGACCCGGGGCTGATCTCGGTGCAGGACATCAATGGCGACCGCATTCTGCAGTTTGGCGAGATCCGCCTCGGCGCCGACATGATCATGCTGGCCACGCCCGAGCTTGGTGGCCTGCCCTACGTGGTGTCGGGTCTGGTGGCGGCGGGCGGGCTGGCCGCGGCGCTCTCGACCGCCGACAGCCTGCTCCTCACCATCAGCAACGCGCTGGTGCACGACACCGTACCCACCAAGCACGGGCAGGTGCGCGTGACGGACAACCACGTGATCCTGTCGAAGTTCATGCTGCTGGCGGCGGCCATGCTGGCGGCGTCGGTTGCGGCCACCAAGCCGGCCGAGATCTTGATGCTGGTCACCGCCTCGTTTTCGCTGGCTGCCGCCATCTTCTTTCCGTCACTGGTTCTCGGGCTGTTCTGGCGCGGAGCCACGCGGCGCGGCACGGTCGCCGGGATGTTGGTGGGTGCGGGCTTGACGGTCGGCTACATGCTGCTGACCTCACCGTCGCTGCGTGCGTGGTGGGGCCTGGGCGCGGATGGCCTGTGGTGGGGCATACAGCCGATCTCGGCCGGCATCTTCGGCGTGCCCGCGGGGTTTGTCACCATCGCGCTGGTGTCGCTTTGGGATGCGTGGCGCGGCGCACGCTGAACGTGGCAATCACAGGTTGACACGTTAGCGCCCGAAAAAGAAAAGCGCCCGATCAGGGCGCTTTTTTTTGTACTCCATCACGCCTTAGCGTGATACCGCCGCCGGGGCGGGGGGCAGGATCCTGGCTTTGTAGCGGGCCTTCAGCAGATCGTAGTAGCTGCGCCCTTCAGCCGCTCCCCACAGCTGATCGTAACGCGCGCGGCTTTCCGCCTGCTGTTCGGACGTCTGCTCGGGGCGCGGCAGCACCTTGTCGACACGCGCCACCGCATAGCCCTCGGCTCCCAGATCGATGCCGACAAACGCCGGCAGCTTGGCGGGATCGGCACGCAGCACGGCCTCGACCAGCGGCACGGGTTGACCTTGCGGTGCCTCGCGCGAGAGCACGGTCGCCGCCGGCAGCCCGGTGGCCGACTGCGGCTGCTCGCTCCAGGCCTTAAGGCGGGCCTGGCCGTCCTGGCGCGCCAACTCGGCCGCGCGCTGGCTGACCAAGGCGCGGCGCACTTCGGTCTGCACTTCGGCAAACGGGCGCGCATGGGCCGGGCTGTGCGACAAGATGCGGCCAGACGCCAACTGGTTGCCGCCCAGGTCGACCGCCTCGGTGTTGCGCTTCTTGTCCACCGAGTCGGGGGCGAAAAGCGCGTTCAGAAACTTGGCGTTGGCGAGCGCGCCGCTCGCACCGGGCGCCGGCACGCGGTGCAGGTTGTCGGCCGTCTGGATGGTGAGCTGGAGCTTGTCGGCCACCGGTTTCAAGCTGTCCGATTGCTCGTACACGCCGTTGCGGAATTCCTCGGCCATTTCGCTGAACCGCGTCTGCGCCAACTGGGTGCGCATCTTGTCTTCGAGTTGAGCGCGCATCTGCTCGAAGGCCGGGATGGCCGCTGCCTTGATCTCGGTCAGCTGCACGATGTGGTAGCCGAAATCGCTCGGCACCACATCGCTGATGTCGCCCACCTTGGCCAGGCCGAAAGCGGCCTGCGCAATCGCCGGATCAAGGCCCTTGTTGCGCTCGAAAGTGCCCAGATCGCCGCCGCTTGGCGCACTGGTGTCGTCCTGCGAAGACTTGCGCGCGACCTCGGCAAAGGTGCCGGGGGCCTGACGCAGCTGCGCCAGCAACGCCTCCGCGGCGCTTTTGGCCTTGTCGCGCTCGGCCGCCGGTGCGTCCTTGGGCGCGGCGATCAAGATGTGGCTGGCGCGCCGTTGCTCGGGTGTACCAAAGGACGAGGCATTTTGCTGATAGTAGGTGCGCAAGTCCTGCTCGCTGACGTTCACCGACTTCTTGATGCTGTCCAGATCAAGCACGATGTACTCGACCTTGACCGATTCCGGCGCCTGATACTGCGGCAGGTGGGACTGGTAGTAGGCCTGCAGATCGGCATCCGTCGGGCTGATCTTGGCGGCGTAAGCGGCCGGAGCGAAAGGCACGATGCGCACCTCACGGCGTTCCAGGAGGGCGTTCATCGCCACATCGACCTGGGCCTGGCTGGTGAAGCCCGACCCCAACACGCCCGCCAGCACCTGGCGAGTCGCGAGGTCGCGCCGCACGTTGGCTTCGAAGCCCTCGGGTGTGAGCCCCTGGGTGCTCAGCAACTGGCGGTAGCGCTCCATGTCCAGGCTGCCATCGGCGCGGCGCAATCCGGCGATGGTCGGGTCACGCTCAAGCTCGGCGGCGAGCCTGGCGTCGGTCACCATGAGATGGTCGTCGGCCGCCGCCGCGGCCAGCACGCGCTCTTGCACCAGCCGCTCGAGCGTGGCGCGCTTGAGCGCGGGTGCGTCCAGCAGCGCCACGTCGAGCGAGGGATTGGCAGCGCGCAGCCGATCCACTTCCATGCGGTGCGCGTTGTCCCATTCCATCTGAGAGATGGGCTTGCCGTTGACGCTCGCCACCTCGGTGGCGCCATGGTTGAACCGGCTATAGCCTTCGATGCCAAACATCACGAAGGACGGGATGACCAGCAAAAACAGCACAACCATGATGAGCTTGGTGTGCCGGCGGATGAATTCGAACATGCGCGAAACTCTTGATGAATGCGGCCGCGAGAAAATGAAAAAGGCGAACCGGGGTTCGCCTTTGCCTTGACGGTAGAGAGTGGTGGGTGCTGAGGGGTTCGAACCCCCGACCTACGCCTTGTAAGGGCGCCGCTCTACCAACTGAGCTAAGCACCCCACCTGAACCGATTGATCAGCCAATCAATTCAACGCGTCTTTCAGCGCCTTGCCAGGACGGAACTTGGGCACCTTGGCGGCCTTGATTTTAATCGTTGCGCCGGTGCGGGGGTTGCGGCCCGAACGTGCCGCGCGCTTGCCAACGGCAAAGGTGCCGAAGCCCACCAGCGACACCGTGCCCCCCTTGCGCAGGGTGGTCTTGACGGCGCCGATGGTGGCTTCCAGGGCGCGCGTGGCCGCCGCCTTGGAAATGTCGGCGTTCTTGGCAATGTGCTCGATCAGTTCGGTTTTGTTCACGAATATGTCCCTCTCTCATGAAGATTCAAGAATCCTGAAGGCGACTGCGGCATTGGTCGGTCATCTGGCCGGCTCTTGCGGTTTGCTCGACCCGTCATCGACCCGATGATCGGCGCGGACCAGGCCGTGGCGGCCGGCTCGCGTCGACAAACCCCCGTCGGCGAGCGATGCATTCTAGACGCAATTGGTCAGCGCCAAGCCCCCTGTGTACCCTGCTTATGCGCTGGCGCAACAGCCGATGGCCATTTCGATGCATGGTGCGTGACGCATTCGGCGATCGGCCCGGCGGCGTCCCACTTCAGCGGTTGAGCGCCGCGCCCGGCCGCACAACCAAGCCGACCCCCAGCGCCGTGATGCCGATGCCGATCACGGTGGTCAGTGTGACCGGCTCGGCGAACAGCAGCCACGCCATCACCGCCGTCGTCGGGGGCACCAGATACATCAGGCTGGTCACCGACGCCGCCGCGCCGCGCTGAATCAGCAGATACAAAAGCGAGCTGCCGCCCAGGGTCAATCCCCGCACCGACCATGCCATGGCCCCGGCCGACTGCGCGTTCCAGCGGAAGGCCTCGGGCTCCAGCAATGCCAGAGGTATTGTCACCAGCGCGGCGGCCAGCAGCTGTATGGTGTTCGCGGTGCGCACGTCGCAAGGCTTGACAAAGCGCTTCTGATAGAGCGTGCCGGCCGTGATGCACAGCAGTGCAAACACCGCCCACGACAGATTGACAGCCGTCACGTGATCGCCCGCTTGCCCCTGGGTGAGCTTGCGCCACACCACCAGCACCAAACCGCCAAAACCCATCAGCAGCCCCAGCCACTGGCGGCCGCTGACACGGCTGGCCGCCGTGCCGGTGACCGACAGCCAGATGGCCGTCAGCACCGGCTGGATACCGACGATGAGCGCCGACAAGCCCGAACCCATACCCCCCTTGACCGCCGCCCACACGCCGCCCAGGTAACCCGCGTGCATCAGCGCGCCGGTCGCGCCCAGGTGGAGCCACTCGATGCCGGTTTGCGGCCAACGCACCCGCGCGACGGCGATCCACATCCCAAAGCAGACGATCGACAGCAGGTAGCGGTACAGCAGGAAGGTGAACGGCGGCGCGTGCGGCATGCCGTAGCGCGCCACGATGAAGCCCGTGGCCCAGATCAGCACGAACACCGCCGGCATCCAGCGGATCAGCAGCGCCCGAGCGTGGTCGTCAGTGGTCATGCATCACCCATTTCAAATGGCCGTGGCGCAGGCCAGGCCGGAACGCCGAGGAACGGGCTTGGCCCGGCCACTGGCGTTGTCCTCCTGGGGGAAGACGCCGCAGGCGGCTCAGGAGGGATGTCATTCCACCCGAGCGCGAATCTCAGGCAAGGCTTTTTGCAGGTAGTACACCATCGACCACACCGTCAGCACCGCCGACACCCAGATCAGGATCTGACCCCACCAGCGCGTGTCGATCGCATCCAGCACCCGTCCGTCGTACAGCAGAAACGGGATCGCCACCATCTGCACCGTGGTCTTGACCTTGCCCAGCATGTGCACCGCCACGCTCTTGCTGGCGCCGATCTTGGCCATCCACTCGCGCAGCGCCGAGATAGCGATCTCGCGCCCGATGATGATCAGCGCCACGAAGACGTCGGTGCGCTGCAGATGCACCAGCACCAGCAGCGAGGCGCAGACCAGGAACTTGTCCGCCACCGGATCCAGAAAGGCACCGAACGACGAGGTCTGATTCAGCCGGCGCGCCAGAAAACCGTCCAGCCAATCGGTCCAGGCGAAGACGACGAACATCACCGTGGCCGTCAGGTTGGCAGTCTGCGGCTCGATCGGCAGATAAAACACCCCCACGATGAGCGGAATCGCGACGATGCGCGTCCAGGTCAGCAAGGTGGGCACGGTGAAGAACATGGCGGCGATTGTGTCATGCGACCGCGAACGCGGCGGCGCTAGGGACAGCGCCCAAGATCACTACATTTTTAATAGCTCCTTGCGCTTGTCCCTCAATCTCCAGAGGCACTTTTTGCATGAAAGCAGGCTCTCAGTGCAGCGCCCGGTAGATCTCCTCGGCCAGCGCGCGCGAGATGCCCTCCACCGTCATCAGATCCTGCACGCTGGCCGCCTCCACACCGCGCACGCCGCCAAAGCGCTGCAGCAGGCGCGCGCGCTTGCGCGGGCCGACGCCGGCAATCTCCTCGATGCGGCTGCCGCCCACGCGCACCTTGGCGCGCTGCGCGCGCATGCCGGTGATGGCGAAGCGGTGCGCCTCGTCGCGGATCTGCGCCACCAGCATCAGCGCGGCCGAATCGCGGCCCAGCCAGACCTTCTCGCGCCCGTCGGCGAATACCAGCTCTTCGAGGCCGACCTTGCGGCCCTCGCCTTTCTCGACGCCGACGATCAGCGACACGTCCAGCCCCAGCTGCTCGAACACCTCGCGCGCCATGCTGACCTGGCCCTTGCCGCCATCGACCAGCACCAGATCGGGCATGCGCGCGGCGGTGGTCATCGCCTCGCTGCCCTGCTCGCGCAGCGTCTCGGCAATCTTGCCGTAGCGGCGCTCCAGCACCTGGCGCATGGCGGCGTAGTCGTCGCCCGGCGTGATGCCGGTGATGTTGTATCGGCGGTACTGCCCACTTTGCATGCGGTGGCTTTGAAACACCACGCAGCTGGCCTGCGTCGCCTCGCCCGCCGTGTGGCTGATGTCGAAGCATTCGATGCGCAGATCGTCCAGGTTCTCGTCGGCCAGATCCAGCGCCTCAGCCAGCGCGCGGGTGCGCGCCTGCTGCGAACCCTCTTCGGCCAGCAGCCGCGCCAGTTGCAACGAAGCGTTCTGGCGCGCCATGTCCAGCCACACGCGGCGCTCACCGCGCGGCGCGTGGGTGGCGGTGATTCTGGATTCCTCCTTGTCGCCGAGCGCCTTGAGCAACGACGCACTGACCGGCTCGCTGGCGATGAGCTGCGCGGGCGCGGGCACGTTCAGGTAATGTTGGGCGATGAAGGCGTCGAGCACCTGCGCCTCCACGGTGGGCAGCTCGCCGTCGTCGCGTTCGGCGGCCAGCGCGTGCGCGTCTTCCACATGACTGGGAAAGTAAGCGCGGTCGCCCAGATGCCGCCCGCCGCGCACCATGGCCAGGTTGACGCAGGCGCGCCCGCCCTGCACCTTCACCGCCAGGATGTCAACGTCGGCGTCGCCGCCCACTTCCACCGCCTGCTGGTGCAGCACGCGCGAGAGCGCGGCCATCTGGTTGCGGATGTCGGCCGCCTGCTCGAACTGAAGTGCTTCGGCGTGCGCCATCATGCGCTGCTCCAGCGTGCGCAGCAGCTCCTGCGTCTCGCCGCGCAGAAACTGCTCGGCATGCGCCACATCGGCGGCGTAGTCGTCGTCGCTGATCAGCCGCACGCAGGGGCCGCTGCAGCGCTTGATCTGGTACAGCAGACAAGGCCGCGTGCGGTTCGCGAACACCGTGTCCTCGCAGGTGCGCAGGCGAAACACCTTTTGCATCAGCTGGATCGTGTCCTTGACCGCCCAGGCGCCCGGGTAGGGACCGAAATAGCGGTGCCGCTTGTCGGTGCTGCCGCGGTAGTAGGCCATGCGCGGGTACGCATCCGCGCGCGGCGCGCCTGGGCCGGGGTCGGGCACGAGCCT belongs to Ottowia testudinis and includes:
- the uvrC gene encoding excinuclease ABC subunit UvrC yields the protein MSPSTAPESGVPEPTADTQPTRAHSPELLAQVAALPGLPGVYRYYDAAGNVLYVGKARHLKKRVSSYFAKNHGGTRIGHMVGKIARLDTTVVRSEAEALILENNLIKQLAPKYNILFRDDKSYPYLKLTGTARLVPDPGPGAPRADAYPRMAYYRGSTDKRHRYFGPYPGAWAVKDTIQLMQKVFRLRTCEDTVFANRTRPCLLYQIKRCSGPCVRLISDDDYAADVAHAEQFLRGETQELLRTLEQRMMAHAEALQFEQAADIRNQMAALSRVLHQQAVEVGGDADVDILAVKVQGGRACVNLAMVRGGRHLGDRAYFPSHVEDAHALAAERDDGELPTVEAQVLDAFIAQHYLNVPAPAQLIASEPVSASLLKALGDKEESRITATHAPRGERRVWLDMARQNASLQLARLLAEEGSQQARTRALAEALDLADENLDDLRIECFDISHTAGEATQASCVVFQSHRMQSGQYRRYNITGITPGDDYAAMRQVLERRYGKIAETLREQGSEAMTTAARMPDLVLVDGGKGQVSMAREVFEQLGLDVSLIVGVEKGEGRKVGLEELVFADGREKVWLGRDSAALMLVAQIRDEAHRFAITGMRAQRAKVRVGGSRIEEIAGVGPRKRARLLQRFGGVRGVEAASVQDLMTVEGISRALAEEIYRALH